The following coding sequences are from one Arachis hypogaea cultivar Tifrunner chromosome 7, arahy.Tifrunner.gnm2.J5K5, whole genome shotgun sequence window:
- the LOC112702966 gene encoding lipase, protein MKKTWWLILVTFLCLLSSSKGRDLKALDKVNLPKYNHTLATILVQYASAVYLSDLTALFTWTCSRCDGLTEGFEIIELVVDVEHCLQAFVGVADDPHAIIIAFRGTNEHSLQNWIEDLYWKQHEINYPGMDDAMVHRGFYNAYHNTTIRPAILDAVDRAKKFYGNIQIIVLGHSMGGAMAAFCGLDLTVNRCEKNVQVMTFGQPRIGNAVFASLYSTLVPNTLRVTHDHDIVPHLPPYYYYLPSKTYHHFPREVWLYNVGLGSLVYRVEKVCDGSGEDPTCSRSVSGNSISDHLVYYGVEMGSDAPDSCRIVMDSNDSSPSVQDSRGNIVLTRDPAKFVLKLSRELDNQGKAISVS, encoded by the exons ATGAAGAAAACATGGTGGTTGATATTGGTTACGTTTTTATGCTTGCTGAGCTCATCCAAGGGTAGAG ACTTAAAGGCTTTGGACAAGGTTAATCTTCCCAAGTACAACCATACACTTGCTACAATATTAGTGCAATATGCATCTGCG GTATACTTGTCAGATTTAACAGCACTTTTTACTTGGACATGCTCTAGATGTGATGGCTTGACTGAG GGATTTGAAATTATAGAGTTGGTGGTTGATGTTGAGCACTGCTTGCAG GCATTTGTTGGAGTGGCTGATGATCCGCATGCCATTATCATTGCATTCAGAGGAACTAATGAACACAG CTTACAGAACTGGATAGAAGATTTATACTGGAAGCAGCATGAAATAAATTATCCGGGCATGGATGATGCAATG GTACACCGTGGATTTTATAATGCATACCACAACACAACAATACGTCCTGCAATTCTGGATGCTGTCGATAGGGCAAAGAAATTTTATGGAAATATTCAAATTATTGTGCTTGGACATTCAATGGGAGGAGCAATGGCTGCATTTTGTGGTCTAGATTTAACG GTGAATCGATGTGAAAAGAATGTTCAGGTTATGACATTTGGACAACCCCGAATCGGAAATGCTGTTTTTGCATCCCTGTATAGCACACTTGTTCCAAATACGTTGCGTGTGACACATGACCACGACATTGTTCCCCATTTGCCACCATATTATTACTATTTACCATCAAAGACATACCACCATTTCCCAAGAGAG GTGTGGCTTTATAACGTTGGATTAGGAAGTCTGGTATATCGGGTTGAGAAGGTTTGTGATGGATCTGGTGAAGATCCAACTTGCAGTAG GTCGGTGAGTGGGAATAGCATATCAGACCACTTGGTATATTATGGTGTTGAAATGGGATCAGACGCGCCAGACTCATGCAGAATTGTTATGGATTCTAATGATTCAAGTCCTAGCGTCCAAGATTCGAGAGGGAACATCGTCTTGACCAGAGACCCTGCAAAATTTGTCCTGAAACTGAGTAGAGAGCTTGACAATCAAGGAAAGGCCATTAGTGTTAGTTGA